The Kordia sp. SMS9 DNA window TGCTGGCGCCAAAATCAATGGCTAATAGTAATCCACATATAATTCTGATGATAGCGAATAGCAAATCGGCAAACCAATCCTTTTGTGTTTTAGGAGTTGTAATGCTGTTAAAGTAATTTTTGAGCGTTTTCATGATGCATAAAATTTGTTTCGTTTTGTTTGATACAAATTTGCAACATCAATTGCTGTTGTGCGACTTAAAACGTGTAGATTCGGCTTATTGTACGATTTGAGACGTCTTATTTTGCAGTAAGCTAGTCGGAATGTAGACGCTTCGCTGTTCGCCTTCCTTTATTTTTTCTTCAAATAATTCTCAATTTCTTGTTTTACTTCTTCACCAGAATTTATGGTCATGTCAGAAATGGTAATCATCGTTGGAATCATGACCAAACTACGTCGTAATGCAGACAGCATTGGAGGATTATTTTTTATAAATGTATCGAAATCTATTTTGAAATTTTCGATTTTAACTTTCATTTCAGCATCAGGTTTCCAGTCCACACTTTGCCATAGATTGATATATTCTAAATACTCCAGATTTGAACCTTTCTTAAACATTTCAATTTCCATTTCTTCAAGAAATTCATTTAATCTTTTTTCAGTGTCGCTGTAGCCATTATTGATTTCTTCATACGCCTTAATTTTTTCTCTCACCTCGAAAAATTCATTGGATTCATATAAATTGCTCGACAAAATCCTTTCAAACCCACTATTATTTCGATGGTAATACTGCCAATTGAAGATTCCTAAATTAGATAATATTTCAATAGGAGCAAGCGTTTTTTCTTCTGTTATGGCATTTAATATAAACTTAATTTGATTCTCAACAATATCTCTTCGCGCTTTAATTTCTAATAAATCTACTTTATCTTTTTTTATATCCTCAATGACATATTGCAAGTTACTCTCGAAGATTTTCCTTTCAATTCTTTCCGTATTTTTATTATTGATTTGTAACGCAATTAAAATACCGATGATTACTAAAAGGATTTCACCGATAGCATACAATACATATTTTCTGAAATTGTTTTCGAGAAGTAAATTTTGCCTAATTTTTCTAAAGAATTTAATCATTGGTTTCTTGGTTGGTGATATTGGAAGCAAACATATTCATAACGGGAATTCCTGTTATTTGTACTGTAATCAACCCTATTTTTTAAGAGTTTGGTTATTTTTAAAACTACTATTTTTTTACCCAACTTCAAAATCATCAAAAAGACTTTTAATTTTTTAAATATTGGGTTGCATACTATGTGCGTAGTTTTTGAAATGTATCTTAAAATTCTACATCCTGAATGTCTTTGTTTTTTTCGAAGACTCTTTTGGCAAATGGACACAGTGGCAAAATTTTGATAGTATTTTCTCTAGCGAATTTTACAGCTTCCATCACCATTTTTTTACCGAATCCGTTGCCCTCACGATTGTCGTCAACTTCTGTGTGATCAATGATGAATTTACTTTCTCCTGCCCAAGTATACGTCATTTTACCAATTTGTTGATCGTTTTCACGTAGTGTAAATTGTCCTTTTTTTCCGTAATCGTTTCTAGTGATTTCCATAAGTCGCTTGGTTGATATCAAGTATTCTTAAAAATACAATTTATATAGAAATGATGACTCAAAAAAAATGCTGAAAAAGTAGTTTTACGATTTGAGACGTACTTTTTGAGACGCACTTTGTTATTAGAATGTTAGATAGTTCCAAAAAACAAATCAACAAATTGACGAAAACCAAATTGACAAAAAAACCAAATTGACAGATCAACAAAAAACAAAAAGACAAAAAAATCACCCAGCCAAAGACTGCAAGTATTGCGTAGGAGAGAAGTTGGTGAGTTTTTTAAAGACTCTGTTGAAGGTAGCTTTGCTGTTGAAACCGCATTCGTAGGCAATTCCGAGTAAGGACAATTGTTTGTGTTTGCCTTCTTTTAGCATTCCTTTGAAGGCATTGACACGATAGGAATTTACAAAATCATTGAAGTTCATTTGAAATCCTGTGTTGATAATTTCAGAAAGTTGTCCACGTGTAAGATTGGCTTGTTTGGCGAGTTCTGACAAGTTTAAATCTGGATTTAAGTACGGCTTTTCATGTTGCATTAATGCTTCAATCGCTTGTATAGCCGTATTTTCAACTTCTTTTTTGGAATCTTTTGACGCTTCAGGAATGGAGATTCGCTCTGGCGAAAAACTAAAGTCCAGTTTGTTCAACTTCGTAGTGTCTGTAAAATAGCCTTTCAAACCTATATAAATCGCACAAATTGCCATGCATAAATTGAGCCACCAACGTTCGTCGTATCCTAAATCTACGAGCACGCTTCCAATAAAATCTTGTATCGAACTGTATAGGAATAATATCGTAAATACGATGAGAAAATTGCGAATCCAATTCAGCTCCAGCTTAAAAATATTAGAGAAGTATTGCTTTATTTTTTGTCTGTAATTAACGTATAATTGTATCGTAAATGCCAAATAGAGCAACATCACAGAAAATCCAACGATGGATAAAATAGGAAGGACAAAGGGTTCATCAAGTTCAATTTTTAAAATACCGTTTTGCGTTTCGTTGAATCCAGGTTGCAACGCATCATACGTATAAATTGTTAAGCGATAGACAACTATGCTCAACGGAATGGCGAAATGCCACCAGTGTTGTTTTAAAAATTTGAAATTGGACTTCGTCACAGATTTTACATAAAAATAGATCAACGGAGCAATCGCAGTTCCAGCAGGTATTAAGAAATAGTTGATTTTCGTATTGCGAAACGTATCATACCAACCCATAAAACCAACGGTGTAGCAGATTTGTGTATAGGAAACAATCAATAATAAAATTGCCAAAATAGCGTCAGAAGCATTCTTTTTTTCAGCATATCGTTTTAATAACAATCCTACCAATACCAATGCTTGTATGACAAGAACTAATAAAGGTGTGCTGTGTATATTAAAATAAGGAAACAGAAACATGAATGCGTTTATTTTTTTGATTGCACTCAAAACTACTAAACTTTTTTAGTTTTTTAGCATGGAAATTGACTCATGATACGATTTGAGACTGTTTTTACGGATTGATACTACCACCAAACTATAAAAAATGTTTCAAAAGTAGCGTTGTGTTTCTGCCAGCATAAAAGCGATCGTTTTGCGGATAGATTTTCGAGAATAGATGCTTTTACACCTTTAAAATCTGTCCAAACTTCATGTTCCGAAGGATCAATTCCCCATGCTTTTTTGGGTGGAATGTAGTACGCTTTCGCGGAATTGTCTAAACGTGTAAAGATTTCAAAGTTCATATAAACGCCTTTAATCGCTTTTTGAAATGTAGAATTCAGTTTTAGTGTAGCTTGATATGGAACAAATAAATTCGCCAATACACAGAGCTTTTGCGTGATTTTTTGAACGTTTATAGTCGGTAATTTTGCTTTTGTAGCTTCATGATAGAGTAGTGGAAACTGTTTTTGTTGCAGCTTTTCTAATTTTTCATGTAGTGCATCTTTTCGGTTTGGACCAATCCAGTTTTTAGAAGCATTTGCAGAAAATGTCGGATCAAACAGATAAAATTTATACGCCAATTCTAAGTGAATAATTTTAGTTGTAGCTTTCTGTTGAATGATAAAATCAAGTTCGCCAATGGTATTTTTGTGTTGTATGATTTGAACGTTTTCATACAACATATTGTAGTTTTCAGAAGCTTTGATCAATTCCGAAACTACTTTTTCTACCAAATGTCCCAATCTACGATTGGTAGGTAATTGGACTTCGGGAAGTGTGGTAATTTGTAATTCAGAAAGTGAAAACGTCGGAATTCCTGTCAAAGAAGTTTCTAGCTGCGTAGCATGTATAATGGAGGAGATTCTCGAAGTTGTATTCATTTGATAAATGTAACAAATAAAAAACGCCAAACTATCACAGTTTGGCGTTTATATATTTTCTATGATGCTGAATCAAGTTCAGCATGACGAAATGCTTAATACAACTCAGGAAAATCTGAAGGATTTGCTTCATGCATCATCGCATAGATTTTCTCAAAAATATCTTCCGCAGAAGGCTTTGAGAAATAATCTCCATCCGTTCCATACGCTGGTCTGTGTGCTTTGGCAGAAAGTGTTTGCGGTTTGCTATCTAAATATTGATATCCGTTTTGTTCGTCTACAATATGTTGTAAGATAAACGCAGAAGCGCCACCTGGCACATCTTCGTCTACGACCAATAAACGATTTGTTTTTTGTACACTTTTTACACAATCGTGATCAATGTCAAACGGAATCAACGATTGACAGTCAATGATTTCAATGTCAATTCCGACGGCTTGCAATTCTTTGGCAGCTTGTTCTACAATGCGAAGTGTAGAACCATACGAAACCACCGTCATATCACTTCCTTCTTTGATAGTTTCTACGACACCAATTTTCGTTTTGAATTCTCCTAAATTCGTAGGTAATTTTTCTTTTAAACGATAGCCATTTAAGCATTCTATCACTAAGGCAGGTTCGTCACTTTCTAACAATGTATTGTAAAAACCAGCGGCTTTGGTCATGTTTCTAGGAACTAAGACATGAATTCCTTTGATGGAATTGATAATCGCGCCCATCGGTGAACCTGAATGCCAGATTCCTTCCAAACGATGTCCACGCGTACGAATGATGACAGGCGCTTTTTGTGTTCCTTTGGTTCTGTATAAAACGGTTGCCAAATCGTCACTCATAATTTGCAACGCGTATAATAAATAATCTAAGTATTGAATTTCTGCAATCGGACGCAATCCGCGCATTGCCATTCCAATTCCTTGTCCTAAAATAGTTGCTTCACGAATTCCTGTATCAGAAACACGCAATTTTCCGTATTTTTCTTGCATGCCTTCCAATCCTTGATTTACATCTCCGATTTCGCCGGCATCTTCACCAAAAACTAAGGCTTCTGGATATTTTGTAAAGAGCGCATCAAAATTATCACGCAATACAATACGTGCATCTACTTCTTCTGAATCGTGAGTATATTCTGGTGCTTCCGATTGAATTTTTAAAACACTTTTTGCCGATTCACTATATAAATGTGAACTGTATTTTGGTTGAATTTTCTTGAAGTATGTTGAAATCCAATGGCTCAATGCTTGTCGTTCTGGTGTGTTTTCGCCAATGACCAAACGCAGTGCTTTACGCGCATATCCTGCAATTTCTTTACGAATTGGTTCTGCAATGGCGCCCAATTCTTCTTTAAGTTTGTTGATGAAAACTTTATTTGGACTTGTTGCTGCCAAATTGGTTAACAAATTCAATACTTCAATTTGCTCTTGCTTCATGGGCGCTACAAAATCTTTCCAAGCAGCTTTTTTACCATCGCGGACACGCTTTTTAATGTCTTTTTCAAGCTCTGTTAGCGTTTCATCAGTTTCGATACCATTTTCAATAATCCACTTTCGCATTTGTGCATTACAATCGTATTCTACTTCCCACGCCAAACGCTCTTTGCTTTTGTAACGCTCATGCGAACCCGAAGTTGAATGTCCTTGTGGTTGTGTAACTTGCTGTACATGAATCAACACAGGAACATGTTGCTCGCGCGAGATGTCAGCAGCTTTTTGATACGTTGCTATTAATGAAGGATAATCCCAACCGTTGACGGTAAAGATTTCATATCCGTTTTCCGTTTCCGTACGTTGAAATCCTTTTAAGATTTCAGATATATTTTCTTTGGTAGTTTGATGCTTGGCATGTACTGAAATTCCGTATTCATCATCCCAAACACTCATCACCATAGGAACTTGTAATACGCCCGCAGCATTGATGGTTTCAAAGAATAATCCTTCACTTGTACTTGCATTTCCAATCGTTCCCCAAGCAATTTCGTTTCCGTTTACAGAAAATTTCTCTGCATCAATTCCTGTTACATGTCGGTATATTTTAGATGCTTGTGCCAATCCTAGCAATCGTGGCATTTGTCCCGCAGTAGGAGAGATGTCGGCACTTGAATTTTTTTGTTGTGTTAAATTTTTCCATTCGCCATTTTTGTCCAAGCTATGCGTAGCAAAGTGTCCGCCCATTTGTCTTCCGGCAGACATTGGTTCTACATCAATATCGGTGTGTGCATACAAACCTGCAAAAAATTGTTGAATGTTTAGTTCGCCAATTGCCATCATAAAGGTTTGATCGCGATAGTAACCCGAACGAAAGTCACCATTTTGAAACGCTTTTGCCATGGCTAATTGTGGTACTTCTTTTCCATCGCCAAAAATGCCAAACTTCGCTTTTCCTGTCAATACTTCTCTACGACCTAAAAGACTACATTCGCGACTGATGACTGCTGTTGTATAATCTTGAATAATTTCTTCTTTGAATTGATCGAATGAAATATTTTGAGTGTTTTCAACTTTTGCTTGCATAGTTTTCTTGAATTGAAGTCGCGCAAAAGTACAAAAAAACGACCACTTTTGCAATATATCGAAGTCTTAAAAAAGTGTGAATAATGTAATAAAATTTAGTTTTTAATGCGAAATGTTTAATTTTTGGCAAAAAATAACTTTTTAGCTGATAAATGTTTAATGTTTTGAAAGAGAAATTGAAGTATTATATTCTAACACTATCATTCGTTTGCAACCTATATTTGTAAGTAGTTTGTTGAAGATTTCAATATGTAATTGATAGGCATCCTTCTAAAAGATTATTTATTTTCATATTGAACTTTTTCATCTTCTAATCCGTAGCATAACGCTGCTTTTTTTAGTCCAAAGATTCTGCCTTCACGCGCTTCGTAATTCGCATACAAGACACCATTTTTTCGAAATGCTTGTTGCAAACCTTCTTCTTTTCCTTTGTGTAAGTTTAATTTTTTATAAACTTCTCCTGTTGCGTACCATTTTTTTTGCTCACCATGAGCTTTTCCTGTGTCGTACTGAAGCTGTGCAATTAACACATGGGCTGCATCAGAAGACCATATTTTCTTTTCGCCATGTAATTTCCCTTGATGATATGTAGTAACATTTTGTAAATGTCCATCAGGATACCATTTTAAATATTTATTTTGCTTCAAGCCATTTAAAATACCAAACTCTTCTTTTAAGATTCCATCTGGATAATAACTTACGGCAAATCCTGAATATGGCACATTGTTTACTGTCCACAAGGATTTTTTAGGATGATATTTTAGTGTAGATTTTAAAACGCTTGTATTTGGTATTTCTACAGAGAATTCCGCAGTCGTCGTTACGGTTGGTTTTTCCTTTCGATCAGCACAACCAATTACTAAAAAGCTCATACATATAAATGCCCAAAAAGATAGTTTCATTTTCAAGATTTTAGTGTGGAATCAAAAAAATAAATCATTTATTAAAAGTACACGAAAAATGTTCTTTAATGAATGATTATTTATTGTTACATAATCGTATTTGGAGTTCCTTGCAAGTCCACACCAAAAAGCACAATAATAGTTCCTAAATAATATTCATTAATGACATGATAGTGATAAAATTCCTCTCCGTCACTGTGTTGAGACGTAGATCTGTGTCCTCCAGAAGCATCTAAGTTTGTTGGATAATCGCCCGTTGAATTGCATTTTCTACCATAAATTAAAAAACCATCAGCCATAATGCCAATTAATTTTTCATCATCATGTGATAGCACCGTATTTTCAGGAACGTCAGACGATTCTACATGATAGTGATAGCCAGATGGTCCCATGTGAGCGCCAGCATAATCAAAAGTTTCTGCAATTTGTGCTTCCAG harbors:
- a CDS encoding GNAT family N-acetyltransferase, with product MEITRNDYGKKGQFTLRENDQQIGKMTYTWAGESKFIIDHTEVDDNREGNGFGKKMVMEAVKFARENTIKILPLCPFAKRVFEKNKDIQDVEF
- a CDS encoding AraC family transcriptional regulator yields the protein MFLFPYFNIHSTPLLVLVIQALVLVGLLLKRYAEKKNASDAILAILLLIVSYTQICYTVGFMGWYDTFRNTKINYFLIPAGTAIAPLIYFYVKSVTKSNFKFLKQHWWHFAIPLSIVVYRLTIYTYDALQPGFNETQNGILKIELDEPFVLPILSIVGFSVMLLYLAFTIQLYVNYRQKIKQYFSNIFKLELNWIRNFLIVFTILFLYSSIQDFIGSVLVDLGYDERWWLNLCMAICAIYIGLKGYFTDTTKLNKLDFSFSPERISIPEASKDSKKEVENTAIQAIEALMQHEKPYLNPDLNLSELAKQANLTRGQLSEIINTGFQMNFNDFVNSYRVNAFKGMLKEGKHKQLSLLGIAYECGFNSKATFNRVFKKLTNFSPTQYLQSLAG
- a CDS encoding DUF1853 family protein; translated protein: MNTTSRISSIIHATQLETSLTGIPTFSLSELQITTLPEVQLPTNRRLGHLVEKVVSELIKASENYNMLYENVQIIQHKNTIGELDFIIQQKATTKIIHLELAYKFYLFDPTFSANASKNWIGPNRKDALHEKLEKLQQKQFPLLYHEATKAKLPTINVQKITQKLCVLANLFVPYQATLKLNSTFQKAIKGVYMNFEIFTRLDNSAKAYYIPPKKAWGIDPSEHEVWTDFKGVKASILENLSAKRSLLCWQKHNATFETFFIVWW
- a CDS encoding thiamine pyrophosphate-dependent enzyme, with amino-acid sequence MQAKVENTQNISFDQFKEEIIQDYTTAVISRECSLLGRREVLTGKAKFGIFGDGKEVPQLAMAKAFQNGDFRSGYYRDQTFMMAIGELNIQQFFAGLYAHTDIDVEPMSAGRQMGGHFATHSLDKNGEWKNLTQQKNSSADISPTAGQMPRLLGLAQASKIYRHVTGIDAEKFSVNGNEIAWGTIGNASTSEGLFFETINAAGVLQVPMVMSVWDDEYGISVHAKHQTTKENISEILKGFQRTETENGYEIFTVNGWDYPSLIATYQKAADISREQHVPVLIHVQQVTQPQGHSTSGSHERYKSKERLAWEVEYDCNAQMRKWIIENGIETDETLTELEKDIKKRVRDGKKAAWKDFVAPMKQEQIEVLNLLTNLAATSPNKVFINKLKEELGAIAEPIRKEIAGYARKALRLVIGENTPERQALSHWISTYFKKIQPKYSSHLYSESAKSVLKIQSEAPEYTHDSEEVDARIVLRDNFDALFTKYPEALVFGEDAGEIGDVNQGLEGMQEKYGKLRVSDTGIREATILGQGIGMAMRGLRPIAEIQYLDYLLYALQIMSDDLATVLYRTKGTQKAPVIIRTRGHRLEGIWHSGSPMGAIINSIKGIHVLVPRNMTKAAGFYNTLLESDEPALVIECLNGYRLKEKLPTNLGEFKTKIGVVETIKEGSDMTVVSYGSTLRIVEQAAKELQAVGIDIEIIDCQSLIPFDIDHDCVKSVQKTNRLLVVDEDVPGGASAFILQHIVDEQNGYQYLDSKPQTLSAKAHRPAYGTDGDYFSKPSAEDIFEKIYAMMHEANPSDFPELY
- a CDS encoding toxin-antitoxin system YwqK family antitoxin, translated to MKLSFWAFICMSFLVIGCADRKEKPTVTTTAEFSVEIPNTSVLKSTLKYHPKKSLWTVNNVPYSGFAVSYYPDGILKEEFGILNGLKQNKYLKWYPDGHLQNVTTYHQGKLHGEKKIWSSDAAHVLIAQLQYDTGKAHGEQKKWYATGEVYKKLNLHKGKEEGLQQAFRKNGVLYANYEAREGRIFGLKKAALCYGLEDEKVQYENK